Proteins from a single region of Rhizobium leguminosarum bv. trifolii WSM1325:
- a CDS encoding binding-protein-dependent transport systems inner membrane component (PFAM: binding-protein-dependent transport systems inner membrane component~KEGG: rec:RHECIAT_PC0000515 probable sugar ABC transporter, permease protein) yields the protein MKIAGRKVTVRSVAIYAIVIAVTLIMLMPFVWMLSASLKLSRDVFAFPIEWIPSEPQWHNYVDIWTKIPLALFIYNTSKLTIIVTLLQLLTSSFAAYAFAKLNFPYKNTLFLGYIATIAMPWQVYMVPQFLLMREFGLNNTHLALICLQAFTAFGVFLMRQFYMSIPTELCEAARIDGMNEYQIWARIMLPLSKPALSTLTIFTFVTTWNDFLGPMIYLTKTELKTVQIGLRMFISQYSAEYGLIMAASVVALIPVLVVFLSLQRFFVEGIASTGLKG from the coding sequence ATGAAGATCGCAGGACGCAAGGTGACCGTCAGATCGGTCGCGATCTACGCCATCGTCATCGCCGTCACGCTCATCATGCTGATGCCGTTTGTCTGGATGCTTTCGGCATCGCTGAAGCTCAGCCGCGACGTGTTCGCCTTCCCGATCGAGTGGATACCGTCCGAGCCGCAATGGCATAACTACGTCGATATCTGGACGAAGATCCCGCTCGCGCTCTTCATCTACAACACGTCGAAGCTGACGATCATCGTCACGCTGCTGCAGCTTTTGACCTCCAGCTTTGCGGCCTACGCGTTTGCCAAGCTGAATTTCCCCTACAAGAACACCCTGTTTCTCGGTTACATCGCCACCATCGCCATGCCCTGGCAGGTCTATATGGTGCCGCAATTCCTGCTGATGCGTGAATTCGGCCTCAACAACACCCATCTGGCGCTGATCTGTCTGCAGGCCTTCACCGCCTTCGGTGTCTTCCTGATGCGGCAGTTCTACATGTCGATCCCGACCGAGCTCTGCGAGGCGGCTCGCATCGACGGCATGAACGAGTACCAGATCTGGGCGCGTATCATGCTGCCGCTGTCGAAGCCCGCACTCTCGACGCTGACGATCTTCACTTTCGTCACCACCTGGAACGATTTTCTCGGGCCGATGATCTACCTGACCAAGACCGAGCTGAAGACCGTCCAGATCGGCCTGCGTATGTTCATCTCGCAATATTCGGCCGAATACGGGCTCATCATGGCTGCCTCCGTTGTCGCCCTCATTCCGGTTCTCGTCGTATTCCTCTCTCTCCAGCGTTTCTTCGTCGAGGGCATAGCCTCGACGGGACTGAAGGGTTAA
- a CDS encoding glycosyl hydrolase family 88 (PFAM: glycosyl hydrolase family 88~KEGG: rec:RHECIAT_PC0000516 putative glucoronyl hydrolase protein) yields MNAVSSVAPQPITDPEVKAALDLAVEQIRRNLPQFTHASQNHSSVGNFYPAVANDQWTAGFWPGELWLAFEHSGEAVFRDAAQVQVQSFLHRIVNRIETDHHDMGFLYSPSCIAAWKLVGDEDGRRAAILAADQLIERFQPVGQFIQAWGRKGKAEEYRYIIDCLLNLPLLYWASRETGNPKYREIALIHARTTLANSVRPDDSTYHTFYLDPVTGAPVRGATKQGYKDDSAWARGQAWAIAGMALSYRYERIEEYRQTFDRLLAFYLNRLPADMVPYWDLVFSDGDGEPRDSSSASIAACGLLEMADLVEPEPASRYRTLARRMMKSLADHYAVKDPTVSNGLVLHATYSKKSPFNTCRGEGVDECVSWGDYYYMEALTRLSRNWSSYW; encoded by the coding sequence ATGAACGCCGTCTCGTCCGTCGCCCCACAGCCGATCACCGATCCGGAGGTCAAAGCCGCGCTCGATCTTGCCGTCGAGCAGATCAGGCGCAACCTCCCCCAATTCACCCATGCCTCGCAGAACCATTCGAGCGTCGGAAATTTCTATCCCGCGGTGGCGAACGACCAATGGACAGCGGGCTTCTGGCCCGGCGAGCTGTGGCTCGCTTTCGAGCACAGCGGCGAGGCGGTTTTCCGCGATGCCGCGCAGGTCCAAGTCCAGTCATTCCTGCATCGGATCGTGAACCGCATCGAGACCGATCATCACGACATGGGCTTTCTCTATTCGCCCTCTTGCATCGCCGCCTGGAAGCTCGTCGGAGACGAGGATGGCCGCAGGGCCGCCATCCTGGCCGCCGACCAGCTGATCGAGCGCTTCCAGCCCGTCGGTCAGTTCATCCAGGCCTGGGGCCGCAAGGGCAAGGCGGAGGAATACCGCTACATCATCGACTGCCTCTTGAACCTGCCGCTTCTCTACTGGGCAAGCCGCGAGACCGGCAATCCGAAATACCGCGAGATCGCGCTCATTCACGCCCGCACAACGCTTGCCAACTCGGTTCGGCCGGATGATTCCACCTATCACACCTTCTATCTGGACCCGGTCACCGGGGCGCCGGTGCGCGGCGCCACCAAACAGGGTTACAAAGACGATAGCGCCTGGGCGCGCGGACAGGCCTGGGCAATCGCTGGCATGGCGCTCTCCTATCGCTATGAGCGGATCGAGGAATATCGCCAAACCTTCGACAGGTTGCTTGCCTTCTATCTCAACCGGCTGCCGGCCGACATGGTGCCCTATTGGGATCTCGTCTTTTCGGATGGCGATGGCGAGCCGCGCGACAGCTCGTCGGCCTCGATCGCCGCCTGCGGCCTTCTGGAGATGGCCGATCTCGTCGAACCGGAACCGGCCTCACGCTATCGCACGCTGGCGCGCCGCATGATGAAGAGCCTTGCGGATCATTATGCGGTCAAGGATCCCACCGTCTCCAACGGCCTGGTGCTGCACGCCACCTATTCGAAGAAATCGCCGTTCAACACCTGCCGCGGCGAGGGCGTCGATGAATGCGTCTCCTGGGGAGATTATTATTACATGGAAGCTTTGACGCGCCTTTCGCGCAACTGGTCTTCCTATTGGTGA
- a CDS encoding ABC transporter related (PFAM: ABC transporter related; TOBE domain protein; Transport-associated OB domain protein~SMART: AAA ATPase~KEGG: ret:RHE_PF00319 putative sugar ABC transporter, ATP-binding protein): MASISLKELNKSYGALTVVHDIDLEIADKEFIILVGPSGCGKSTTLRMIAGLEEISGGELKIGGDVMNDVPSKDRDIAMVFQNYALYPHMTVYKNMAFGLQLRKVSRDFIDAQVQDAARILDISHLLNRKPKALSGGQRQRVALGRAMVRNPAVFLLDEPLSNLDAKLRGTMRSEITKLHKRLNATFIYVTHDQVEAMTMADRIVVMKDGHIQQVDTPQNLYDRPVNMFVAGFIGAPQMNMLPSTILRRGDGYVAVFDGRELPLPAHFDKSRIAPYEGRELVLGIRPENFHELPPADIAPENLAPLKAIVELAEPMGSEVHLNMVAGGRNLIARVSPRYRPDIGEEATLVADMTNAQLFDNETERSILY, from the coding sequence ATGGCCAGCATTTCGCTTAAAGAGCTGAACAAGAGCTACGGTGCGCTCACCGTCGTCCACGACATCGACCTCGAGATCGCAGACAAGGAATTCATCATTCTGGTCGGCCCGTCGGGCTGCGGCAAATCGACGACGCTGCGGATGATCGCCGGCCTCGAGGAAATATCGGGAGGAGAGCTCAAGATCGGCGGCGACGTCATGAACGACGTCCCGTCCAAAGATCGGGATATCGCCATGGTGTTCCAGAACTATGCGCTCTATCCGCATATGACCGTCTACAAGAACATGGCTTTCGGCCTGCAGCTCAGGAAGGTGTCGCGCGACTTCATCGACGCGCAGGTGCAGGACGCCGCCAGGATCCTCGACATCTCTCATCTCCTCAACCGCAAGCCGAAGGCGCTTTCGGGCGGGCAGCGCCAGCGCGTCGCGCTCGGCCGCGCCATGGTGCGCAATCCGGCGGTCTTCCTTCTCGACGAGCCGCTTTCCAATCTCGACGCCAAGCTGCGCGGCACCATGCGCTCCGAAATCACCAAGCTGCACAAGCGCCTCAACGCCACCTTCATCTACGTCACCCATGACCAGGTCGAGGCCATGACCATGGCGGATCGGATCGTCGTCATGAAGGACGGGCACATCCAGCAGGTGGATACGCCGCAGAACCTCTATGACCGCCCCGTCAACATGTTCGTTGCCGGCTTCATCGGCGCACCGCAGATGAACATGCTGCCCTCGACCATTCTGCGCCGGGGCGACGGCTACGTCGCCGTCTTCGACGGCCGGGAACTGCCGCTGCCTGCCCATTTCGACAAAAGCAGGATCGCCCCCTACGAGGGTCGCGAACTGGTGCTTGGCATCCGTCCGGAGAATTTCCACGAGCTGCCGCCGGCCGACATCGCGCCCGAGAACCTGGCGCCTCTCAAGGCGATCGTCGAACTTGCCGAACCGATGGGATCGGAAGTGCACCTGAACATGGTAGCAGGCGGTCGCAATCTGATCGCCCGCGTCTCGCCGCGTTACCGGCCTGATATCGGCGAAGAGGCGACGCTGGTCGCCGATATGACCAATGCGCAGTTGTTCGACAATGAAACGGAACGCTCGATTCTATACTGA
- a CDS encoding protein of unknown function DUF624 (PFAM: protein of unknown function DUF624~KEGG: ret:RHE_PF00320 hypothetical protein), translating into MQWLRDMWTREGPGIPKDAPKRTGLALFAEILVREWWEMVKLNILFILAGLFVVTLPAALAAMARVSVALVEDRNTYLLRDFTEAFLRYFWRATAWGLALAGALAVCLYAIATYGAGARDNLLLSAPLTIALVATAFVAVLACHLIVLMVMRDLPALRLLRLAALASIVRPLPALAALAFAAGLWLAHVLFYPVSVFMPATFNFSLGMFAVAFGVHRAAVTVLDLPNETRPHREPHRRDAS; encoded by the coding sequence ATGCAGTGGTTGCGGGACATGTGGACGAGGGAGGGACCGGGCATTCCGAAGGATGCGCCGAAGAGGACCGGCCTTGCCCTGTTCGCCGAGATCCTCGTCCGTGAATGGTGGGAGATGGTCAAGCTGAACATCCTCTTCATCCTGGCTGGCCTCTTCGTCGTGACGCTGCCGGCAGCGCTCGCCGCCATGGCCCGGGTCTCGGTGGCCCTCGTGGAAGATCGCAACACCTATCTGCTGCGCGACTTCACGGAAGCCTTTCTGCGCTACTTCTGGCGCGCCACCGCCTGGGGCCTGGCGCTGGCGGGCGCTCTCGCAGTCTGCCTCTATGCGATCGCCACCTATGGCGCCGGCGCACGCGACAATCTGTTGCTGAGCGCACCGCTGACGATCGCGCTCGTCGCCACCGCCTTCGTTGCGGTCCTCGCCTGCCATCTCATCGTTCTGATGGTGATGCGCGATCTGCCGGCTCTGAGGCTGCTGCGCCTCGCCGCCCTCGCCTCCATTGTCCGTCCGCTCCCGGCGCTCGCCGCACTCGCCTTTGCCGCCGGCCTCTGGCTGGCGCATGTCCTCTTCTATCCGGTTTCGGTGTTCATGCCGGCAACCTTCAATTTTTCACTCGGAATGTTCGCCGTCGCATTCGGCGTCCATCGGGCGGCGGTGACGGTTCTAGACCTGCCAAACGAAACACGGCCGCACCGCGAACCGCATAGACGAGACGCTTCATAA
- a CDS encoding conserved hypothetical protein (KEGG: ret:RHE_PF00322 hypothetical protein), which produces MIYDPARANPLLGNPLKTRDDLAKAVTDLFEPLLPYFSEGGARVRLGAAGAIFDRAAADLEGFARPLWGIVPLVAGGGAFPHWDLYRRGLANGTNPAHPEYWGDLADRNQRLVELAAVGFALALVPEHIWEPLNDGEKKTVAAYLLRARELEFIDNNWKFFRVLIDLGLERVGVAFDHRKTLAYLEELEAFDLGEGWYRDGPVRRVDHYIPFAMHFYGMIYAVLAKGDEARKDRFRDRAEIFASDIRHWFGPDGAALAFGRSQTYRFAAGGFWGALAFAGVEALPWAEIKGYYMRHIRWWAAMPIADRDGVLSVGYGYPNLFMSESYNSPGSPYWALKFFLPLALPGDHRFWAAEEASQPEFPEPVALKPAGMVAMHTPGNVVVLSSGQQHDKMLGANEKYSKFVYSTRYAFNVEADDRNFSAASFDGMLGLSDDGVHFRMRETLEEALIAGDLLYSRWRPWSDVTIETWLLPENPWHIRIHRIATPRTLSTIEGGFAIERADFNADRSDARDGRAVWYGQTDVSAIVDLSPNPRAGHAMSPIPNTNLIHAKTLLPQLRGNIGAGTIVLVTAAMALPSRENWAKALDNPPARPRLDEVERLFREKGVQVPAFALGM; this is translated from the coding sequence ATGATATATGATCCCGCCCGGGCCAATCCGCTTCTCGGCAATCCCCTGAAGACACGCGACGACCTCGCCAAGGCAGTCACCGATCTCTTCGAGCCGCTGCTGCCGTATTTTTCCGAAGGCGGCGCCCGTGTGCGCCTCGGCGCAGCCGGCGCGATTTTCGATCGGGCGGCGGCGGATCTGGAGGGATTTGCGCGGCCGCTCTGGGGGATCGTTCCGCTCGTTGCCGGCGGCGGCGCGTTTCCGCATTGGGACCTCTATCGCCGCGGGCTGGCAAACGGCACCAATCCTGCTCATCCCGAATATTGGGGCGATCTTGCCGACCGCAATCAGCGGCTGGTCGAGCTCGCCGCGGTCGGCTTCGCCCTGGCGCTCGTGCCCGAGCACATCTGGGAACCGCTCAACGACGGCGAGAAGAAGACGGTCGCTGCCTATCTTCTTCGAGCGCGCGAGTTGGAATTCATCGACAATAACTGGAAATTCTTCCGTGTGCTCATCGATCTCGGGTTGGAACGCGTGGGCGTGGCGTTCGATCACCGGAAAACCCTCGCCTATCTCGAAGAACTGGAGGCCTTCGACCTCGGAGAAGGCTGGTATCGCGACGGGCCGGTTCGGCGGGTCGATCATTACATTCCCTTTGCCATGCATTTCTACGGAATGATCTATGCCGTCCTGGCCAAGGGCGACGAGGCGCGCAAGGATCGCTTCCGCGATCGCGCCGAGATCTTCGCCAGCGATATCCGCCACTGGTTCGGCCCGGATGGGGCAGCCCTTGCCTTCGGCCGCAGCCAGACCTACCGCTTCGCGGCCGGAGGTTTCTGGGGCGCGCTTGCCTTTGCCGGTGTCGAAGCCCTGCCCTGGGCCGAGATCAAGGGCTATTACATGCGCCATATCCGCTGGTGGGCGGCGATGCCGATTGCCGATCGCGACGGCGTTCTTTCGGTCGGCTATGGCTATCCGAACCTCTTCATGAGCGAGAGCTACAACTCTCCCGGCTCGCCCTATTGGGCGCTGAAATTCTTCCTGCCGCTCGCCCTTCCGGGGGATCATCGCTTCTGGGCGGCCGAGGAGGCGTCGCAGCCGGAATTTCCGGAGCCGGTTGCGTTGAAGCCGGCGGGAATGGTCGCCATGCACACGCCGGGAAACGTGGTCGTGCTCTCCTCAGGGCAGCAGCACGACAAGATGCTCGGTGCAAACGAGAAATATTCGAAATTCGTCTATTCCACCCGCTACGCCTTCAACGTCGAAGCCGACGACCGGAATTTCTCCGCCGCAAGCTTCGACGGCATGCTCGGCCTCTCCGACGACGGCGTCCATTTCCGCATGCGCGAAACCCTCGAAGAGGCGTTGATCGCAGGCGACCTGCTCTATTCGCGCTGGCGCCCCTGGAGCGATGTCACTATCGAAACCTGGCTGCTTCCTGAAAATCCGTGGCACATCCGCATTCACCGCATCGCCACGCCACGCACACTCAGCACCATCGAGGGCGGTTTTGCGATCGAGCGCGCGGATTTCAATGCCGACCGCTCCGATGCAAGGGATGGCCGGGCTGTCTGGTACGGGCAGACCGACGTCAGCGCCATCGTCGATCTATCGCCCAATCCAAGGGCCGGCCATGCGATGAGCCCGATCCCGAACACCAATCTCATCCACGCCAAGACCCTACTGCCGCAGCTGCGCGGCAACATCGGCGCAGGCACCATCGTGCTGGTGACCGCCGCGATGGCCCTGCCCAGCCGTGAGAACTGGGCAAAAGCGCTCGATAATCCGCCAGCCCGTCCCCGCCTCGACGAGGTAGAGCGGCTCTTCCGCGAGAAAGGCGTACAGGTGCCGGCATTCGCCCTCGGGATGTAG
- a CDS encoding extracellular solute-binding protein family 1 (PFAM: extracellular solute-binding protein family 1~KEGG: rec:RHECIAT_PC0000519 putative sugar ABC transporter, substrate-binding protein), which translates to MYLDKFGGTVKLAVAGFTLAAMTAGAAFAQDAVTLKWALWDWDKTAYYKPLIEAYQAKHPNVKFEPMDLGSQDYQQMISTQLTGGSKDIDIVTIKDVPGYTNLVRAGNIADLSGFVKDQKIDPAPFGGLIEELTIDGKIYSLPFRSDFWVVYYNKDIFDKAGVPYPTNDMTWAQFDETAEKLSGGMGTNKTYGALLHTWRSTVQLPAILDGKHTLVDGDYGFLKPWYERALTLQKDGAIPSYAFLKTSNTHYSALFFNGTIGMLPMGTWFVGTQITKVKSGESKSRNWGIVKFPHPDGVATGTTAAQISGLAVNANSDHKDAALDFIKFVTGPEGAAVIASTGTFPALKTDDVSAKIAATPGFPEDAASKEALKPSKAYLEMAVNPNAAKIEVVLNRVHDAIMTDSTSVDDGLKEMTEGVKAIK; encoded by the coding sequence ATGTATTTGGATAAATTCGGGGGGACGGTGAAACTTGCCGTGGCAGGATTCACCTTGGCGGCGATGACGGCCGGGGCAGCGTTTGCCCAGGACGCCGTGACGCTGAAATGGGCTTTGTGGGACTGGGACAAGACCGCCTATTACAAACCGCTGATCGAGGCCTATCAGGCCAAGCACCCCAACGTGAAGTTCGAGCCGATGGATCTCGGCTCGCAAGACTATCAGCAGATGATCTCAACGCAGTTGACCGGCGGCTCCAAGGACATCGACATCGTCACTATCAAGGATGTGCCGGGCTACACCAATCTGGTGCGCGCCGGCAACATCGCCGATCTCAGCGGCTTCGTGAAGGATCAGAAGATCGACCCGGCTCCCTTTGGCGGCCTGATCGAGGAACTGACCATCGATGGCAAGATCTACTCCCTGCCGTTCCGCTCCGACTTCTGGGTTGTCTATTACAATAAGGATATATTCGACAAAGCAGGCGTCCCCTACCCCACCAATGACATGACCTGGGCGCAGTTCGACGAGACCGCCGAGAAGCTTTCAGGCGGCATGGGCACCAACAAGACCTATGGCGCGCTTCTGCATACCTGGCGGTCAACCGTTCAATTGCCTGCCATCCTCGACGGAAAACACACGCTTGTCGACGGCGACTACGGCTTCCTGAAGCCCTGGTACGAGAGGGCGCTGACCCTGCAGAAGGATGGCGCGATTCCCTCCTATGCCTTCCTGAAGACGTCGAACACACATTATTCGGCGCTCTTCTTCAATGGCACGATCGGCATGCTGCCGATGGGAACCTGGTTCGTCGGCACCCAGATCACCAAGGTGAAATCGGGTGAATCGAAGAGCAGGAACTGGGGCATCGTCAAGTTCCCGCATCCCGACGGTGTGGCAACCGGCACGACCGCTGCGCAGATTTCCGGCCTGGCGGTCAACGCCAATTCCGACCACAAGGATGCCGCGCTCGATTTCATCAAGTTTGTCACCGGTCCTGAGGGCGCAGCAGTTATCGCGTCGACGGGCACCTTCCCTGCGCTCAAGACGGATGATGTCAGCGCCAAGATCGCGGCAACACCCGGATTTCCTGAGGATGCGGCCAGCAAGGAGGCGCTGAAGCCGTCGAAAGCCTACCTGGAGATGGCGGTCAACCCGAACGCCGCCAAGATCGAGGTCGTACTCAACCGGGTGCATGACGCGATCATGACTGACAGCACCTCCGTCGATGACGGGCTGAAGGAAATGACCGAAGGCGTGAAGGCCATCAAGTAG
- a CDS encoding histidine triad (HIT) protein (PFAM: histidine triad (HIT) protein~KEGG: pde:Pden_2683 histidine triad (HIT) protein): protein MVRNDPAFFHHRVFEDHETIIFLSKYPTLPGYCLVCPKEHREDLARDMSTDEYLRLQEKVHVLSRALKSVFDAERIYVLSLGSQQANSHLHFHVVPLPSGVPLEKQQYHALMAEHGVLQIPDDQMAQLAQRIGEAYRFEFTAR from the coding sequence TTGGTCAGGAACGACCCTGCCTTCTTTCATCATCGCGTTTTTGAAGACCACGAGACGATCATTTTCCTGAGCAAATATCCCACTCTACCGGGCTATTGCCTCGTCTGTCCGAAGGAGCACCGTGAGGATCTGGCGCGGGACATGTCGACGGATGAATATCTTCGACTTCAGGAGAAGGTGCATGTCTTGTCGCGCGCCCTCAAAAGTGTGTTCGACGCCGAGCGAATTTATGTGCTTTCGCTCGGCAGCCAACAAGCCAACAGCCACCTGCATTTTCATGTCGTTCCCTTGCCCTCAGGTGTGCCTCTTGAAAAGCAGCAATACCATGCACTGATGGCGGAGCACGGGGTTCTGCAGATCCCTGACGATCAAATGGCCCAGCTGGCGCAGCGCATTGGTGAGGCATACCGTTTCGAGTTCACCGCACGATAA
- a CDS encoding binding-protein-dependent transport systems inner membrane component (PFAM: binding-protein-dependent transport systems inner membrane component~KEGG: ret:RHE_PF00316 sugar ABC transporter, permease protein), with protein sequence MSLSNSVIATDGAPAIPSRKVAVLSKRQRRIRSALVAYSFIAPNFLGFAVFTLGPILFAFVLAFMHWDGSNAITFAGLDNFWRLFEDKAFIAAFWNTVIYTVASVPATLICALGLAVLLNQKIAGRDFFRTAMFFPYVASLVAVAVVWNMIFNPEMGPVNMILYTLGLDPKNMPGWAADRHWAMVTVILFGIWKNMGYYMVIYLAGLQGINSELYEAADLDGANSWQKFIHVTVPQLGPTTFFVTVMLTIQSFKVFDQIYMITQGGPGTSTLVLVYHIYNEAFISWDLGYSSMVALVLFFLVLAVTVFQFRRQREDGE encoded by the coding sequence GTGTCCCTATCGAATTCGGTCATCGCGACGGATGGCGCTCCGGCAATCCCAAGCCGAAAAGTCGCGGTCTTGTCCAAGCGGCAGCGCAGGATCCGCAGCGCGCTCGTCGCCTATTCCTTCATTGCGCCGAATTTCCTCGGCTTTGCCGTCTTCACGCTCGGCCCGATCCTGTTCGCCTTCGTGCTCGCCTTCATGCATTGGGACGGCTCGAATGCGATCACATTCGCCGGGCTGGATAATTTCTGGCGGCTCTTCGAGGACAAGGCCTTTATCGCGGCGTTCTGGAACACGGTGATCTATACGGTCGCTTCCGTGCCGGCGACGCTCATCTGCGCGCTCGGCCTCGCCGTTCTCCTCAATCAAAAGATCGCGGGGCGCGATTTCTTCCGTACGGCGATGTTCTTCCCCTATGTCGCCTCGCTGGTGGCCGTCGCGGTCGTCTGGAACATGATCTTCAATCCCGAGATGGGACCGGTGAACATGATCCTCTACACGCTCGGCCTCGATCCCAAGAACATGCCGGGATGGGCTGCCGATCGCCACTGGGCGATGGTGACGGTGATCCTCTTCGGCATCTGGAAGAACATGGGCTATTACATGGTCATCTATCTGGCCGGCCTGCAGGGTATTAATTCGGAGCTCTATGAGGCCGCCGATCTCGATGGCGCCAATTCCTGGCAGAAGTTCATCCATGTCACTGTGCCGCAGCTCGGGCCGACGACCTTCTTCGTCACAGTGATGCTGACGATCCAGTCCTTCAAGGTGTTCGACCAGATCTACATGATCACCCAGGGCGGGCCTGGCACCTCGACGCTCGTCCTCGTCTACCACATCTACAACGAGGCCTTCATTTCCTGGGATCTCGGCTATTCCAGCATGGTCGCGCTGGTGCTGTTCTTCCTCGTGCTCGCGGTCACCGTCTTTCAGTTCCGGCGCCAGAGGGAGGACGGCGAATGA